One segment of Desulfurobacteriaceae bacterium DNA contains the following:
- a CDS encoding Uma2 family endonuclease: protein MRNGKPIYYRDYDKVLRGEKTLEEVMGSSKLQWWIISVLLNFLYQKLDSKKYIVATNEAGFQWAPRTWRNLDIAIFDREKILKEDINERYAKTSPEVVIEIDTKADLRKYGDFMNYAREKTQDLLDAGVKKVIWYTTFDKKVMVAEKGRRWFITDWN from the coding sequence ATGAGGAATGGAAAGCCAATTTATTACAGGGATTACGATAAAGTCCTTAGGGGGGAGAAGACTCTGGAAGAAGTTATGGGTAGTAGTAAATTGCAATGGTGGATTATAAGTGTGTTACTTAACTTTCTTTATCAGAAGCTGGATAGTAAAAAGTATATAGTTGCTACCAACGAAGCAGGTTTTCAGTGGGCACCAAGGACGTGGAGAAACTTGGATATAGCTATCTTTGACAGAGAAAAGATCTTAAAAGAAGATATTAATGAAAGGTATGCAAAAACTTCTCCAGAGGTTGTTATAGAGATAGATACAAAGGCAGATTTACGCAAATATGGCGATTTTATGAACTATGCAAGAGAAAAGACGCAGGATCTACTTGATGCTGGTGTAAAGAAAGTAATTTGGTACACAACCTTTGATAAGAAAGTAATGGTAGCTGAGAAAGGAAGAAGATGGTTTATTACAGATTGGAATTGA
- the sat gene encoding sulfate adenylyltransferase — protein MIEPHGGELINRLASCEEREELLKKAETFPKIIAGDRYVGHCEMIAIGGYSPLKGFMTKEEAESVIRDIHLPNGLLWSIPIVLPVEEDLWKSLKVGDEVAVYDKTGRPIAIVVVEDKYTLDLDFYCQNVFKTNDENHPGVAFVKSAGNFFIGGELVRLINRPLREGIPEHYYQDPAEVRSVIKEKGWKRVVAFQTRNPIHRAHEYIIKCALETMDGALIHPLVGETKKDDIPAPVRMKCYEVLIENYFNKNKIHLSVLPAPMHYAGPREAVHHMIMRKNYGCTHMIIGRDHAGVGNYYGTYEAQEFVDQFIDELGIRPLKFDHAFYCTKCENMATSKTCPHSKEYHIHLSGTKVRSMLREGKRPPKEFSRPEVADILIEWATGK, from the coding sequence ATGATAGAACCCCACGGCGGAGAACTAATTAACAGACTTGCATCTTGTGAAGAAAGAGAAGAACTCCTCAAAAAAGCAGAAACATTTCCTAAAATAATCGCAGGTGATAGATATGTTGGACATTGCGAGATGATAGCTATTGGCGGCTACTCACCTCTTAAAGGCTTTATGACAAAAGAAGAGGCTGAATCGGTTATCAGGGATATTCATCTTCCAAATGGTCTACTTTGGTCAATACCTATAGTTCTTCCTGTAGAGGAAGATTTATGGAAAAGCCTTAAAGTAGGCGACGAAGTTGCAGTTTACGATAAAACAGGTAGACCAATTGCGATAGTTGTGGTTGAAGACAAGTATACCCTTGACCTTGATTTTTACTGTCAAAACGTCTTTAAAACGAACGATGAAAACCACCCCGGTGTTGCGTTTGTCAAAAGCGCCGGTAATTTCTTTATTGGAGGAGAACTTGTTCGTTTAATTAACAGACCTCTTAGGGAAGGTATTCCGGAACATTACTATCAGGATCCTGCTGAAGTTAGATCTGTGATAAAAGAAAAGGGCTGGAAAAGAGTTGTTGCTTTCCAAACGAGAAACCCCATTCACAGAGCTCACGAGTATATAATCAAGTGTGCCCTTGAGACTATGGATGGAGCTTTAATACATCCCCTTGTCGGAGAGACGAAAAAGGATGACATCCCAGCTCCTGTAAGAATGAAGTGTTACGAGGTCCTCATAGAAAATTACTTTAACAAGAATAAAATTCACTTAAGCGTTCTTCCGGCTCCAATGCACTACGCAGGTCCCAGAGAAGCTGTCCACCACATGATTATGCGCAAGAACTATGGATGCACCCATATGATAATTGGCAGAGACCACGCTGGCGTTGGAAATTATTACGGAACTTACGAAGCTCAAGAATTCGTTGACCAGTTTATTGACGAACTCGGCATTAGACCTCTAAAATTTGATCACGCTTTCTATTGCACAAAATGTGAAAACATGGCAACGTCAAAAACTTGCCCTCATTCCAAGGAATACCACATCCACCTAAGTGGAACGAAAGTTAGATCTATGCTTAGGGAAGGTAAAAGACCACCGAAAGAGTTTTCTAGACCGGAAGTGGCAGATATATTAATAGAGTGGGCAACCGGTAAATAA
- a CDS encoding nucleotidyltransferase domain-containing protein produces MKAQKKKVRLTKEEIEKIKNAILPFDPEAKIVLFGSRTDLNKRGGDIDLLVVSSKINFEDRRKIRVKLFKELGDRKIDLIITPDPSVNIFTKVAYKYGVKL; encoded by the coding sequence ATGAAGGCGCAGAAAAAGAAGGTGCGATTAACAAAAGAAGAAATTGAGAAGATAAAAAATGCCATTTTACCTTTTGATCCGGAAGCCAAAATAGTTCTTTTCGGTAGTAGAACAGATTTAAACAAAAGAGGTGGAGATATAGATCTTTTAGTTGTTTCTTCCAAAATCAACTTTGAGGATAGAAGAAAGATAAGAGTAAAACTTTTTAAGGAACTTGGCGATAGAAAAATTGATCTTATTATTACGCCTGATCCTTCTGTTAACATTTTCACAAAAGTTGCTTATAAGTATGGGGTAAAATTATGA
- a CDS encoding sulfotransferase, producing the protein MGKLPNFLIVGAAKSGTTSLYHYLKEHPEIYMSSVKEPKFIT; encoded by the coding sequence ATGGGAAAACTTCCGAATTTTTTAATAGTCGGTGCAGCAAAATCAGGAACAACTTCTCTTTATCATTACTTAAAAGAACATCCTGAAATTTATATGAGTTCTGTGAAGGAACCTAAATTTATTACAT
- the cysC gene encoding adenylyl-sulfate kinase, producing the protein MEKEKKFIIPHTGKISRKDRERMKGHKSFILWFTGLSGSGKSTLAHRVEELLYEQGVHTYVLDGDNIRMGLNKDLGFSEEDRRENIRRIGEVAKLFIDAGIAVLTAFISPYRSDREFVRNLVNDGDFIEVYVKCPLETCEQRDPKGLYKKVRAGIIKNFTGIDDPYEEPENPEIVVETDKMTVDECAYKIISYLKEKELI; encoded by the coding sequence ATGGAAAAGGAGAAGAAATTTATAATTCCCCATACTGGTAAAATCTCAAGAAAAGACAGAGAAAGAATGAAAGGTCATAAATCCTTTATTCTCTGGTTTACAGGACTTTCTGGCTCTGGAAAATCCACGCTTGCCCATAGAGTAGAAGAGCTCCTATACGAACAAGGTGTTCATACTTACGTTCTTGATGGCGATAACATAAGAATGGGACTTAACAAAGACCTTGGTTTCTCAGAAGAAGATAGAAGAGAAAATATCCGCAGGATAGGTGAAGTAGCGAAACTCTTTATTGACGCAGGAATAGCTGTACTTACTGCTTTTATTTCTCCTTATAGAAGTGATAGGGAATTTGTAAGAAATTTAGTGAATGATGGCGACTTTATTGAAGTCTACGTTAAGTGTCCTTTAGAGACTTGCGAGCAGAGGGACCCAAAAGGCTTATACAAGAAAGTCCGTGCAGGGATAATAAAGAACTTTACTGGAATAGACGATCCATATGAAGAACCGGAGAATCCAGAAATCGTGGTTGAAACTGACAAGATGACGGTAGATGAGTGTGCCTATAAAATTATCTCCTACCTAAAAGAAAAAGAATTGATCTAA
- a CDS encoding PIN domain-containing protein: MKDRVFVDTNIWIYALTESKVEDNKEKREISLSLLESIVAQEKAIYASVQVINECHWNFIRKFNLSDATAIRIIQENIIAIFQITTVTLNTYLLSNRIRQPYCLSFWDSLIVASALENQCSILYTEDMQNGQVIEDKLRIVNPFKEKDSRSC; the protein is encoded by the coding sequence ATGAAAGATAGAGTATTTGTGGACACTAACATATGGATTTACGCTTTAACAGAAAGCAAAGTGGAAGATAACAAAGAAAAAAGGGAGATTTCATTATCTTTACTTGAAAGTATAGTAGCGCAAGAAAAAGCCATTTATGCATCAGTTCAGGTAATAAATGAATGCCATTGGAACTTTATCAGGAAATTTAACTTATCAGACGCGACAGCTATTAGAATAATTCAGGAAAATATAATAGCAATTTTCCAAATAACAACTGTGACTTTAAACACCTACTTACTATCTAATCGGATAAGACAACCCTATTGTCTGTCTTTTTGGGATAGCTTAATAGTTGCTTCTGCCTTGGAAAACCAATGTTCCATTCTATACACAGAAGATATGCAAAACGGACAAGTGATTGAAGATAAATTAAGGATTGTTAATCCATTTAAGGAGAAAGACTCAAGAAGTTGTTAA
- a CDS encoding flippase: MEFLKKLDSDKKRLLENFLSLSILQGVNYILPLITLPYLVRVLGPEKFGLIAFAQAFIQYFNILTDYGFNLSATREISIHRKDKEKISEIFSSVMIIKFALLILSFIIMTIIVFSFDKFKKDWLIYYLTFGTVVGQILFPVWFFQGMERMKYITFLNIVARLIFTISIFIFVHKVSDYIYVPMINSLGFLVVGILSVIIILRDFKIKFIIPNKLALIHHLKEGGYIFISRISISFYTVSNVFILGLLTSNTVVSYYSVAEKLINIVRNFYNIILQVMYPFVSRLVTNRKEEALEYVKKEIKLSMTGGIIVSGLIVFLANPLISSLFGNEFLPSILVLQVLSIIPTITMISAIIGQQILLNFRLRRVFTLSIIYPSMFHIPLLILLVKIFSALGAALAVIITESLVLLFRLVLLWKKRKDLFKTILA, encoded by the coding sequence ATGGAATTTCTCAAAAAACTTGACTCTGATAAAAAGAGACTCTTAGAGAACTTTCTTTCCTTGTCAATTCTTCAAGGGGTTAACTATATTCTTCCTTTAATTACTTTGCCTTATCTTGTAAGAGTTTTAGGACCTGAAAAGTTTGGACTTATAGCGTTTGCACAGGCGTTTATTCAGTATTTCAATATCCTGACAGATTATGGATTTAACTTATCGGCTACAAGAGAAATTTCCATACACAGGAAGGATAAAGAAAAGATTTCTGAAATATTTAGTTCGGTAATGATTATAAAATTTGCTTTACTTATCTTGTCTTTCATAATAATGACAATCATTGTTTTTTCTTTTGATAAGTTTAAGAAGGATTGGTTGATTTATTATCTGACTTTTGGAACAGTAGTTGGACAGATCCTATTTCCGGTGTGGTTTTTTCAGGGAATGGAAAGAATGAAGTATATTACATTTTTAAATATCGTTGCTAGACTAATTTTTACTATTTCTATTTTCATCTTTGTTCATAAAGTTTCTGATTACATTTATGTACCAATGATTAACTCTTTAGGCTTTCTTGTAGTAGGTATTCTATCTGTCATAATAATATTAAGAGATTTCAAAATAAAGTTTATTATTCCAAATAAACTTGCTTTAATTCATCATCTGAAAGAGGGAGGATATATATTCATTTCTAGAATCAGTATAAGCTTCTATACAGTATCAAATGTTTTTATTCTTGGTCTTCTGACAAGCAATACTGTAGTTAGCTACTATTCAGTTGCTGAAAAGCTTATTAATATCGTTAGGAACTTCTATAATATAATTTTGCAAGTTATGTATCCGTTCGTTTCAAGACTTGTTACTAATAGAAAAGAAGAAGCATTGGAGTATGTAAAGAAAGAAATCAAACTGTCTATGACGGGAGGAATCATAGTAAGTGGTTTGATAGTTTTTCTTGCCAATCCCTTAATTTCTTCCCTTTTTGGTAATGAGTTTCTCCCTTCAATCTTAGTTCTCCAGGTGCTTTCAATAATTCCAACTATAACTATGATTTCTGCTATCATAGGACAGCAGATTCTGCTTAACTTTAGATTAAGAAGAGTTTTTACTTTAAGCATAATCTATCCTTCAATGTTTCATATTCCATTATTAATTTTATTGGTCAAAATCTTTAGTGCTTTGGGAGCAGCACTCGCTGTTATAATTACAGAAAGCTTAGTCTTGCTTTTCAGACTTGTTCTTTTATGGAAAAAAAGGAAAGATCTCTTCAAGACAATTTTAGCGTGA
- a CDS encoding DUF2281 domain-containing protein yields MQLMEKIDLTLLPEEARRELIDFYEFLLQKYRIKERKHKTLPRGFCSPVKVASYSRIARREEIYER; encoded by the coding sequence ATGCAGTTGATGGAAAAGATAGACCTTACATTATTACCTGAAGAAGCAAGAAGGGAATTGATTGATTTTTATGAGTTTCTTCTTCAAAAATATAGGATAAAAGAACGAAAACACAAAACATTACCCAGAGGGTTTTGTTCTCCTGTAAAAGTAGCATCTTACTCACGAATCGCCCGAAGAGAGGAAATTTATGAAAGATAG
- a CDS encoding SLC13 family permease — protein sequence MSFDSLVLATLLFFLLFALYKELFHPAAAFMIVITLLVLFGILEPKEALQGFSNPQVAVIVLLLVVTSVLKKFKTTALLFKKIVSENLSYEKFILRLMVFTSFLSSFLNNTPVVATLIPYVYNWGRKKKISPSKLLIPLSYAAILGGTATLIGTSTNLVVNALYIEAGYPSLRMIDFALVGVPAILLGITYMYFIGGRILPERKDALKSFYEKKREYIIETVVPHNSPVAGKTVQEARLRNLKGLFLAEIVRGKERILPVSPEDIIEKGDVLIFVGETEKIVELVKGEWGLKLPRACSIDTGKALEIIEAVVSHNSSLSGKKVKDTDFRAKYDAVILAVHRNGEKLSGKVGEIILKPGDLLLILAGRDFWKRVSDSDDIYVMTKVTELDKENERYGIVVLFLFVLTVILASFGVISLFNGLLLLLSLLIVLKVTTYGEIRKNIDLNLAIIAALSIALGHAMVKTGLADFLASNLINLVEPLGVTFALLMVYLITNLLTEFVTNIAAASISFPIALSVAEHFSVNPKAFVLAVAFAASASFLTPIGYQTNLMVYSAGNYRFSDFVRVGFPLALSYMFLTILLLKIFFL from the coding sequence ATGAGCTTTGATTCCCTTGTTCTAGCAACCTTACTCTTTTTCCTCCTCTTTGCTCTTTATAAGGAACTCTTCCACCCAGCAGCAGCCTTTATGATAGTTATCACGCTTCTTGTCCTGTTTGGTATTTTAGAACCCAAAGAAGCACTCCAAGGCTTTTCGAATCCTCAAGTAGCCGTAATAGTCCTACTGCTTGTTGTAACATCAGTCCTAAAGAAGTTTAAGACGACAGCCCTTCTGTTTAAAAAGATTGTTTCTGAAAACCTCTCTTACGAGAAATTCATTTTAAGGCTTATGGTATTTACATCTTTCCTATCTTCTTTTCTAAATAATACTCCTGTTGTTGCTACGCTGATTCCTTACGTTTACAATTGGGGAAGGAAGAAGAAAATCTCTCCATCTAAACTCTTAATTCCACTATCCTACGCTGCAATTCTGGGAGGAACTGCTACTCTCATAGGTACCTCTACTAATTTAGTAGTTAACGCTCTATACATTGAGGCCGGTTATCCCTCCCTTCGTATGATTGACTTTGCACTTGTAGGTGTTCCTGCCATTTTACTGGGAATAACCTATATGTACTTCATTGGAGGTAGGATTCTTCCTGAGAGAAAGGATGCGCTTAAAAGTTTTTACGAGAAAAAGCGCGAATACATCATCGAAACAGTTGTTCCTCATAACTCTCCTGTAGCTGGAAAAACAGTACAGGAAGCAAGGCTTAGAAATCTAAAAGGACTGTTTCTTGCAGAGATAGTCCGAGGTAAGGAGAGAATTCTACCTGTATCTCCTGAGGACATAATAGAAAAGGGAGATGTACTCATTTTTGTTGGAGAAACAGAAAAAATAGTTGAGCTTGTCAAGGGAGAATGGGGGTTAAAACTTCCACGTGCTTGTTCTATTGATACAGGAAAAGCGTTGGAAATCATAGAAGCTGTAGTTTCTCACAACTCTTCCCTTTCAGGAAAAAAGGTAAAGGATACTGACTTCAGAGCTAAATACGATGCAGTTATTCTCGCAGTTCACAGGAATGGTGAAAAGCTCTCAGGTAAAGTAGGAGAAATAATACTTAAACCTGGAGACCTGCTTCTTATCTTAGCTGGTAGGGACTTTTGGAAGAGAGTATCAGATAGTGATGATATCTATGTAATGACAAAGGTAACAGAACTGGATAAAGAAAATGAAAGGTATGGAATAGTTGTTCTTTTCTTGTTTGTACTTACAGTGATCCTTGCATCCTTTGGTGTTATTTCTCTCTTTAACGGTCTCTTACTCTTACTTTCACTTTTGATTGTCTTAAAAGTCACAACCTATGGGGAAATACGTAAAAATATTGACCTTAACTTGGCAATCATAGCTGCTCTTTCAATTGCCCTTGGCCATGCTATGGTGAAAACAGGACTTGCCGATTTTCTTGCAAGTAATTTGATAAACCTCGTTGAACCTCTCGGTGTTACCTTTGCTCTTCTTATGGTTTACTTAATTACGAACCTCTTAACAGAATTCGTAACAAACATTGCAGCAGCTTCTATCTCCTTTCCAATAGCTTTGTCTGTAGCAGAACACTTTTCTGTTAATCCCAAAGCGTTTGTCTTAGCAGTAGCCTTTGCTGCTTCCGCAAGTTTTCTAACTCCCATCGGATACCAAACCAACCTTATGGTCTACAGTGCCGGAAATTACCGTTTCTCTGACTTTGTAAGAGTAGGCTTTCCTCTTGCACTTTCTTATATGTTTCTTACAATTCTACTTCTAAAAATCTTTTTCCTTTAA
- the cysQ gene encoding 3'(2'),5'-bisphosphate nucleotidase CysQ — MNKELLDTAIKAALQAGKEILEIYRNGNFQVIEKADTSPLTLADRRAHQVIKELLSECSLPILSEEGKAISYQERKNWEIFWMVDPLDGTKEFLKRNGEFTVNIALVKGNRPVLGVVYAPALGEIYYASESTGSVKVHVKDDGTLGESKVLNPEDTAADRDYIVVVASRSHMSEETKVFIEKIFFEKEIKTVSKGSSLKLCLVAEGKADIYPRFAPTMEWDTAAGQAIVEFSGGKVLDTEWNPLRYNKENLLNPYFIALRKGYEL, encoded by the coding sequence ATGAATAAAGAACTTTTAGATACAGCAATAAAAGCAGCTCTTCAAGCTGGGAAAGAAATCTTAGAGATTTACAGAAATGGAAACTTTCAAGTAATTGAAAAAGCAGATACTTCACCTCTCACGTTGGCTGACAGAAGAGCACACCAAGTAATAAAAGAACTTCTTTCTGAATGTAGCTTACCAATTCTTTCTGAAGAAGGAAAAGCTATTTCTTACCAAGAGAGGAAGAACTGGGAAATTTTCTGGATGGTGGACCCACTTGACGGAACAAAGGAATTTCTAAAAAGAAATGGAGAATTTACAGTAAACATAGCTCTTGTAAAAGGGAATAGACCTGTCTTAGGTGTTGTGTACGCTCCTGCTCTCGGAGAGATCTACTACGCTTCTGAAAGTACAGGTTCGGTGAAAGTTCACGTTAAAGACGATGGTACACTTGGAGAATCTAAGGTTCTAAATCCAGAAGACACAGCAGCTGATAGAGATTACATCGTGGTAGTTGCTTCAAGATCCCATATGTCAGAAGAAACAAAAGTATTTATCGAGAAAATTTTCTTTGAAAAAGAGATTAAAACAGTTTCTAAAGGAAGCTCTCTTAAACTGTGTTTAGTAGCAGAAGGGAAAGCAGACATTTATCCTCGGTTTGCTCCGACTATGGAATGGGATACCGCTGCGGGACAGGCGATCGTAGAGTTCTCTGGCGGAAAAGTACTTGATACTGAATGGAATCCTTTGAGATATAACAAAGAGAATCTACTCAATCCATACTTCATTGCTTTAAGAAAAGGTTATGAGCTTTGA